CACGCTGGACTGGGGCGAGCGCGCCGCGCTCTCCCTGGTCGTCGCGCGCCGGCTGGACGCCGAAGGTGTGGACTCCAAGGCGGCCTATGCGCGCGCGAAGCGGGAAGCGCTGCTGCCCGGCCCGGTGACGGCCGCGCTCGAGCACTGGGCCCGGCCCAAGCCGTCCAGCGCCGTGGCGGGGGACACCGAGCCCTGAGCGGGGTCCATGCCATCCGGGCCCACCCGCCTCCCGTGGCTCAGGAGGTGGAAGGCCCGGAGGTGCGGCTACATCCGCTCGTCGATGGCGCGGTTGCTCATCTCATCCGCTTCCGCGTTCTGCGCGCGGGGGACGTGGGCGAGCTTCACCTTGCCGAAGCCGGCGAGCAGCTTCTGGGCTTCCAGGAACAGGGGCTTCAGGGTGGGGCTCTTCACCTGGTAGCGCCCGCCCAACTGCCGGATGAGCAGCTCGCTGTCGGCGAACACCTCCACCTCGCGCGCGCCCAGGCTCTTCGCGTGCTGGAGGCCGATGAGCAGGCCCATGTACTCGGCGTAGTTGTTCGTCTGGGTGCCCAGGAACTTGCCCAGGCGCGCCACCACCGCGCCGTGCGTGTCCATCAGCACCGCGCCCGCGCCCGCGGGGCCCGGGTTGCCGCGCGCGGCCCCGTCCGAATAGACGCGGACACGGGTCAGCGAGCCCCCCGCGGCGGGCACCACGACCTCGACACCGGGGGCCTCCGACTGCAGCGCGACGGCCTGTTCGGTGGCGGACACCGGCACGGGCTCTCGCGGAGCGCCGCCCAGCTGGTCGGCGGCCTCGTCCAGCAGCTGGCCCAGGTGCTCCCGGGTGAGCCCGCGAAAGGCTCGCACCGTCGCCGTCAACGGCTCCTCACGGGCGATGTGACGGAGGAGGTCGACGAGCGAGGGGGGCGGCATGGAGGGAGGGGAGCGTGGGGCTCGCCGCCGCTACTTCTCGGCGGAGTCCTTCGGCTTCTCCTGCAGCGCTTCAATGGCGAAGATGATGCGGTTGCACGAGGGGCACACGTCGGTGCCCAGCGTGGTGCGCAGCATGTTGTACATCTGCGGGGGCAGGTTCATGTTGCAGCCCTGGCAGGTCCCCGCCACCACGCCCACCATCGCGGGCAGCTTCTTCTTGCGGATGACCTCGTAGCGACGGAGCAGGGTGGCGTCCACGTTCGCGGCGACTTCCGCGCGGCGCCCCTCCAGCTCCTTCACCTGGGACTCGGACTCGCCCAGCTTCCCGCGCAGCTCCGTCATCCGGGCCGACAGGCCCTGCTGCTTGGTGGCGTAGTCCGCCTCCTTGCCCTTGATGGCGTCGCGTGCGCCGCCCAGCTCCTTCACCTTCTCCGTGAGCGCCTCGGACTGGGTGAGGATGCCCTTCTTCGCGATGTCGATTTCGCGAGCGAGCGCCGAGTACTCACGCGTGGAGCGCTGGTCGGACAGGCGCGCTTCCCACTTCTTCACCTTGTCCTTCTCGTCCGTGATGTTCTGCTCGAGCAGGGCCTTCTGCTTCTCCAGGTCGGCCACGCGTGTCCGCTCGGCTTCGATGCCATTGCGTGCGCCGCCCAGCTCCCGCTCCAGCTCGGAAATCTGGCGGGGATGCACGTCCGCCGCCTTCCGGAGCGAGGCGACCTCGAGGTCAACCTTCTGCAGCTCCGCCAGGGCCTTCAGTTTCTCCCGCAAGTTTGCTGCCTCCCACACGGCCGCACCGACGCACGGCTCGGCTCTTGTACCAACAAGGATGCTGGGGTTCCAACGCCCAAATGGGCAGCCTTCCATCCCCGTGTTCCCCGCCCGCCCGTTGGGCGTTTGAATCCGCTTCACGCACCCGTTAGACGGGGCACGTGTCCAGCCACCGCCTCCGACCCCTCCTGGCCCCCGCGCTCCTCCTCGCCGCCGGGGCCTGCCGCGACGCCCCCGCGCCTCCGCCGCCTCCGGCGACGCCCCCTCCCGCCGCCGTGGCCCCCCGTCCGGCAGGACCCGTGAAGTGGGGTGAAATCGAGGGCCGGGTCCTGCTGACGGGGACTCCACCCCCACCCCCCAGCGCGCCGACCTCCGCCACCGTCGCCAGCGTCTGCGGCGACCAGGCGCTGGACCGCTCGCTCGTGGTGGGCGCGCAGGGCGCCCTGGCCTTCGCCGTCGTCTCGCTCCAGGACGGCGCCGCGCTGCCCGAGCCGGAGACGCCCGCGCCCCCGCCCGTGCTGGACCAGAAGCAGTGCCACTACGAGCCCCCGGCCCTCGCGGCGAAGGCCGGCGGCGAGCTGCTGCTGCGCAACTCCGACCCGCTGGTGCACAACGTCCGCGCCCAGGCGGGGACGAACCGCTCCGTCTTCAACGTGGCCATGCCCCTGGAGGGGATGACGCTGCGCCGCCCCCTGCCCGCCGAACCCGGCACCGTCCAGGTCCGCTGCGACGTCCACCCTTGGATGCACGCGGTGGTGCGCACCTTCAACCACCCCTATTTCGTCGCCACCACCCCGGACGGCCGCTTCCGGCTCCGCGTCCCCGAAGGCGCGCACACCCTCACCTTCTGGCACGCGCGGCTTCCGGAAGCCTCCCGCCCGGTCACGGTCCGCGCGGGGGAGACCGTCCAGCTCGAGCAGACCTGGGACGTGGGTGCCCTGCTTCAGGAGGGCCCGGGGAAGTAGCGCCCCCCTGACATCGCTGTCAGGGCCGACCCGCCTCTGGAGGAGTTGTCTGATGGGGAGCCCCTCCAAGTGCCGGAAAACACGGCCCTTGTTCGGGCTTCTGTCTTGGTGGCAAAATTGCTTTGTCGGAAGCCAACACTTCCGCGCGAGGGGGACTCGTCATGCATCAGTCCAGGAAGCAACCCGCAGTGTCCGCCGCTGGGGAGCGGTCGCCCATGGGGGTCCGCCGCAAGGGGACCCGCCCCGTGGGCATGCAGGAGATGGGACCCAACCTCTACGAGGAGATCCGCAGCGCGCTGACCGAGCTGTCGCTGGTCTCGTCCCATGAGCGCCTGAGCGGCACCTGAGCCGACGCCCGGGTGGAGCGGGCCCCTTTTTGGGGCTCCCTCCCGGGGAAGCGGCGTTCCCGGCTTGGCCCTGGGGAGGGCGGGCAGGGAAATGACAACGGGGCCCGCCCGAGCAGTTCGGGGGGCCCCGGTAGGATGCGAGCGTAAGGGGAAGGCGCTAGATGTCGTCGTCCTCGGCGGGCTCGGCGCCCGCCTCGGCGTCCTCATCATCCCCGAAGGAGTCGAGGTTCTCCTCGTCATCCTCGGAGGCGGGCGTCTCCTCGGGCTCGGCCGGTTCAATGACCTTCGGCGCGGCCGCCAGACGGCCACGGCGGCCCTCGGCGGGCTTGGCGACCACGTTCTCCCGCTGATCCGCCCCGCACTTGGGGCAGATGGGGTCCGGCTTCTTCATGTCGTAGAACTTCGTCCCGCACTTGAAGCACGAGTGCTTGGTCCCGAGATCCTTCGCCGGCATGCGCCACCCTCGTCGAGCCTGGAGTGAAAGGGAGGGCGGCTGAATAGTTGGGCCGACGAACGGAGTCAACCGTGTGTTTGCGCGGGAGATTTCTGGCGGTAGCATCCCCGGCGGTTTCCCCCGAGAGCCGGACGCCCCTTTGAACTTCACCTGCGACAATTGCCAGAAGCGGTACTCCATTGCGGACGAGAAAGTCCGCGGCAAGACGGTCAAGGTCCGTTGCAAGAACTGCCAGAACGTCATCACCGTGGAAGGGCCCGCCGAGGAGGAGAGCACCCGCGTGGTGTCCCTCGCCGACGTGGAGCGCATCCGGGCCCAGGAGCGTTCGCTCGCGGGCGGCGGTGCCGCGGCCGCGCCCGCCCCGGTGGCCGCCGTCGCAGCGCCTGCACCCCTGGCCCGACCTCCTGCGTCGGCTCCCCAGCAGCCCTGGGACGATGAGCCCACGCGCACCGCGCCGCCCCGCCAGACGGCCGGGGCGCCCTGGTTCGTGATGGTGCGCAACAAGCAGGAGGGCCCGCTCGACG
This Corallococcus silvisoli DNA region includes the following protein-coding sequences:
- a CDS encoding ribonuclease HI family protein is translated as MPPPSLVDLLRHIAREEPLTATVRAFRGLTREHLGQLLDEAADQLGGAPREPVPVSATEQAVALQSEAPGVEVVVPAAGGSLTRVRVYSDGAARGNPGPAGAGAVLMDTHGAVVARLGKFLGTQTNNYAEYMGLLIGLQHAKSLGAREVEVFADSELLIRQLGGRYQVKSPTLKPLFLEAQKLLAGFGKVKLAHVPRAQNAEADEMSNRAIDERM
- a CDS encoding zinc ribbon domain-containing protein: MREKLKALAELQKVDLEVASLRKAADVHPRQISELERELGGARNGIEAERTRVADLEKQKALLEQNITDEKDKVKKWEARLSDQRSTREYSALAREIDIAKKGILTQSEALTEKVKELGGARDAIKGKEADYATKQQGLSARMTELRGKLGESESQVKELEGRRAEVAANVDATLLRRYEVIRKKKLPAMVGVVAGTCQGCNMNLPPQMYNMLRTTLGTDVCPSCNRIIFAIEALQEKPKDSAEK
- a CDS encoding TIGR02300 family protein is translated as MPAKDLGTKHSCFKCGTKFYDMKKPDPICPKCGADQRENVVAKPAEGRRGRLAAAPKVIEPAEPEETPASEDDEENLDSFGDDEDAEAGAEPAEDDDI
- a CDS encoding cupredoxin domain-containing protein yields the protein MKWGEIEGRVLLTGTPPPPPSAPTSATVASVCGDQALDRSLVVGAQGALAFAVVSLQDGAALPEPETPAPPPVLDQKQCHYEPPALAAKAGGELLLRNSDPLVHNVRAQAGTNRSVFNVAMPLEGMTLRRPLPAEPGTVQVRCDVHPWMHAVVRTFNHPYFVATTPDGRFRLRVPEGAHTLTFWHARLPEASRPVTVRAGETVQLEQTWDVGALLQEGPGK